Genomic window (Synechococcus sp. LA31):
GACCAGCTTGCGGGAGCAAGGCGACGCTGGGGCCGCTCTTGACCGTCCTGAATCACCACGAGCGATTCCAGCTGCCGCACGTAATCCCGAATCAGGTACGACCCCGGCGTCCAGCCAGGCAGAGCAAGCCTCATGCAGGCCAAACGTGGCTGGAGCGAGATCTGCACAGCAACGAGGTGCTGGTGGGGATCACGCAGATCGAGGTGAACCTGAACCACAGCAGGATTCAGGACTGATGCCCAGCGATCAGTTCAGCGTTGGCCGAGGGCAGCTCCTCTTGCAGCGTGCGCAGGGCCAAATGAGCTGCGTAACGGCGCGTGATGTCACCGATGAGGTGTTGGAGAGAACGGCAGCGGCCCAGCTGCTGGAGATCGCCCACCAAGGCGAACCGACCAGTGGCGTCACGCCGCCAACCGAGCCAGAGCCCATCTGGTAACTGCGTGCGCAAGCTCACAGCTTCCTGTTGATCGGCAAAACCAGTGAGGAATCCGCCCCGCACCACCGGTAGCTCCAGATCATCAAGCGCCTTGAGCAAAACGTCCTCCTCGCGGAGCACGGTTGGCAGGATGGAGAGATGGGACATGGCCCGACGCCCGTTCATCAGAACGTTAGCGAGCACAACCAGGCGATCCAGTGGCCATTGCCACAGGAGTTTCAAGGCAGCGGGGAGACCTGTCTGCGGCTGGGCGTGCTGGCCTCAGGATCAGGTAGCAATTTTGAAGCTCTGGCGCAGGCCTGCCAGAGCGGCCAGCTCGCCGCCAACGTGTGCCAACTGGTGGTCAACAACCCCGGCTGCGGGGCCAGAGAGCGCGCCGAGCGACTGGGCATCCCATGCATCGTGCATGACCACCGTGGCTTCAGCAGCCGCGAAGCGCTGGACCAAGCACTAATCGACAGCTTCCGACGTGCCCAGGTTGATCTGGTGGTGATGGCGGGCTGGATGCGCATCGTGACCGAGCGGCTGATCGATGCCTTTCCGGAACGGTTAGTGAACATCCACCCTTCACTGCTGCCGAGCTTCAGAGGCGCCCGAGCCATTGAACAGGCCCTCTCCGCCGGCGTGAGAATTACCGGCTGCACGGCCCATCTGGTGAGCCTGGAGGTTGATACGGGACCCATCCTCGTGCAGGCTGCCGTACCTGTGCTGGATGGCGACACTCTGCAGACGCTGGCGGCCCGGATCCATCGGCAAGAACACAAAATCTTGCCCCACGCCGTGCAGCTCGCAGCTCACCGCCTGGCGTTGCTCTCACCCTGAGGCCATCAGGGATAGAAGGGCAGCAGCGGCAAGCCTGTCTCCGCCGGAAGCCCGGCCATCAGATTCAGGCACTGCACCCCTTGGCCAGCCTGGCCTTTGACCATGTTGTCGATGGCACTCATCACAATCACCTGACCGGTGCGCCTGTCCACCTGAACCGAGAGCAGGGCTTTGTTGGTCTGACGCACCCACTTGGTGGAGGGGTAGGTGCCCACAGGCAACACCTGAACGCAGGGAGCATGGCGATAGGCAGCCTCCAGCAGGGTGGTGAGGTCGTCGGCAGTGAGACCGGGATCGCGCAAGCGGCCATACACCGTGGCCAGCAGACCCCGCACCATCGGGATCAGGTGGGGCGTGAACTGCAACTGGATAGAACGGCCAGCGGCACGGCTGCTCAGTTGTTCGATTTCGCTCGTATGGCGATGGCCCACCACGCCATACGGGGCCACACCCTCTGAGGCTTCAGCCAAAAGAAGATTCTCCTTGGCTGCACGTCCCCCGCCGCTGGTGCCTGTCTTGGCATCAACCACGATGCCGGCTGTTTCAATCAGGCCCTGCTTCAACAGTGGGGTGAGCGCCAACAAACTCGCGGTGGGGAAACACCCCGGCGCCGCCACCAGTCGAGCGGTTGCGATGCGCTCACGTTCCCATTCCACCAAGCCGTACACGGCTTCGGCGCAGAGTTCACTGTCGTTGCGAGGGAACGCGCGAGCTTCAGAGGCATAGACCTCTTTCCACTGATCGAGAGCGCTGTAGCGATAGTCGGCGGAGAGATCCACCACCTTCACGCCGCGCTCCAACAGAGGCGGCACCAGCGTGGAAGCCAAGCCATTGGGAAGGCTCAGCACCGCGAAATCGGCGGCTTCGGCGATCGCCGCTGGATCCGGGGTCTGCACCACGGGATCACCCGGCAACGGCAGAAATGGGGTGAGCTCGCTCCAGCGTTTGCCGCTGCTGCGCTCACCACCCAGAAAGCTCACCTGCAGTTCGGGGTGGCCCTGCAGCAGCCGCAGCGTCTGCAGTCCGCCATACCCGGAGGCACCGATCACCGCAACGCGCTTGCTGGCCATGGCGGAATGTCTGGAACGGCAGATCGTACCGGGCTCTATAAAAGTGTCTGCGACCCGGGCCAGAAGGCCTTCCGCCCCTGAACCAAGCCGCATTGGAATTCGACACCATCGCCGATGGACTGGCTGCCATCCGCAATGGCGAGATGGTGGTGGTGGTCGACGACGAAAACCGCGAAAACGAAGGCGACCTGATCTGCGCCGCCCAGTTCGCCACGCCCGAGCAGATCAACTTCATGGCCACGGAGGCACGGGGCCTGATCTGTCTGGCGATGGAGGGAGAACGCCTCGATGCGCTCGATCTGCCCCTGATGGTGGATCGCAACACCGACAGCAACCAGACCGCCTTCACCGTCAGCGTGGACGCCGGTCCGGAGAACGGCGTCAGCACGGGCATCTCCGCTGAAGACCGTGCTCGCACGATCCAGGTGGCCATTCATCCAGCCACCCGGCCAGCCGATCTACGCCGCCCTGGCCACATCTTTCCGCTGCGTGCGAAGCAGGGTGGGGTGTTGAAAAGGGCCGGACATACCGAGGCCGCTGTGGATTTAGCACGCCTCTCCGGCCTCTACCCGGCTGGGGTGATCTGCGAAATCCAGAATGCGGATGGCTCCATGGCGCGACTGCCGCAGCTGGTGCAATACGCCCAGCAACACGGCTTGCGCCTGATCAACATCGCCGATCTGATCCGTTACCGCCTCGATACTGAACGGTTTGTGCGGCGTCAAGCAGAGGCCTCACTCCCCAGCGCATTTGGCAGCTTCCGGGCGATTGGTTACCGCAACGAACTCGACGGCAGCGAACACGTGGCCATCGTGAAGGGCACTCCAGAACAGGCCGAGGGGGCGGTCTTGGTGAGGGTGCATAGCGAATGCCTCACCGGCGATGCCTTTGGCTCATTGCGCTGCGATTGTCGACCGCAGCTCGAGGCGGCGCTCCGCATGATCGATGCTGCCGGCGACGGGGTCGTGGTCTACCTGCGTCAGGAGGGGCGCGGGATTGGCCTGATCAACAAACTGCGGGCCTACTCCCTACAGGATGGGGGCTTAGACACGGTGGAGGCCAACGAGCATCTCGGCTTCCCGGCTGACCTGCGCAATTACGGGGTAGGAGCACAAATCCTCAGCGACCTGGGGGTTCACCGCCTGCGCTTGATTACCAACAATCCACGCAAGATCGCGGGTCTCGGTGGTTATGGCCTGCAAGTCGAAGATCGCGTGCCACTGGTGATGGATCCCAGCCAGCACAACGCCGCTTACCTGCAGACCAAGCAGACCAAGCTTGGCCATCTCATGGATGGAGCTGGCATGGGGCCCGCGGCCGTTCTGGCCTGGACCAGCGCCGCAGAGCATGCCCCCACAGGCGATATCAAGGCAGCCCACTTCCAAGAGTTACGCGACTGGTGCGGCGCTCAAGATCTGGAACTCGAGCTGGAGGAGCATTCGCGTGTGCTGGCCCTGCTCAATCAGCCTGATCTAGCGGTGCTGGTGGCCAGCGGCGAGGCAGCGCAATTAGCCCAGATGCTGCACA
Coding sequences:
- a CDS encoding DUF1257 domain-containing protein: MSHLSILPTVLREEDVLLKALDDLELPVVRGGFLTGFADQQEAVSLRTQLPDGLWLGWRRDATGRFALVGDLQQLGRCRSLQHLIGDITRRYAAHLALRTLQEELPSANAELIAGHQS
- the purN gene encoding phosphoribosylglycinamide formyltransferase, encoding MGHGPTPVHQNVSEHNQAIQWPLPQEFQGSGETCLRLGVLASGSGSNFEALAQACQSGQLAANVCQLVVNNPGCGARERAERLGIPCIVHDHRGFSSREALDQALIDSFRRAQVDLVVMAGWMRIVTERLIDAFPERLVNIHPSLLPSFRGARAIEQALSAGVRITGCTAHLVSLEVDTGPILVQAAVPVLDGDTLQTLAARIHRQEHKILPHAVQLAAHRLALLSP
- the argC gene encoding N-acetyl-gamma-glutamyl-phosphate reductase; the encoded protein is MASKRVAVIGASGYGGLQTLRLLQGHPELQVSFLGGERSSGKRWSELTPFLPLPGDPVVQTPDPAAIAEAADFAVLSLPNGLASTLVPPLLERGVKVVDLSADYRYSALDQWKEVYASEARAFPRNDSELCAEAVYGLVEWERERIATARLVAAPGCFPTASLLALTPLLKQGLIETAGIVVDAKTGTSGGGRAAKENLLLAEASEGVAPYGVVGHRHTSEIEQLSSRAAGRSIQLQFTPHLIPMVRGLLATVYGRLRDPGLTADDLTTLLEAAYRHAPCVQVLPVGTYPSTKWVRQTNKALLSVQVDRRTGQVIVMSAIDNMVKGQAGQGVQCLNLMAGLPAETGLPLLPFYP
- the ribBA gene encoding bifunctional 3,4-dihydroxy-2-butanone-4-phosphate synthase/GTP cyclohydrolase II, translating into MVVVVDDENRENEGDLICAAQFATPEQINFMATEARGLICLAMEGERLDALDLPLMVDRNTDSNQTAFTVSVDAGPENGVSTGISAEDRARTIQVAIHPATRPADLRRPGHIFPLRAKQGGVLKRAGHTEAAVDLARLSGLYPAGVICEIQNADGSMARLPQLVQYAQQHGLRLINIADLIRYRLDTERFVRRQAEASLPSAFGSFRAIGYRNELDGSEHVAIVKGTPEQAEGAVLVRVHSECLTGDAFGSLRCDCRPQLEAALRMIDAAGDGVVVYLRQEGRGIGLINKLRAYSLQDGGLDTVEANEHLGFPADLRNYGVGAQILSDLGVHRLRLITNNPRKIAGLGGYGLQVEDRVPLVMDPSQHNAAYLQTKQTKLGHLMDGAGMGPAAVLAWTSAAEHAPTGDIKAAHFQELRDWCGAQDLELELEEHSRVLALLNQPDLAVLVASGEAAQLAQMLHTMAAWPHTGSVSLLLAPDSQRTVHPSNTLEAERRPLMELQAKRPQLRVDAGTLMRWS